A section of the Candidatus Saccharimonadales bacterium genome encodes:
- a CDS encoding SOS response-associated peptidase family protein gives MCGRFDLIKKQQDLERYYHKTSNLQSYKPNYNASPAQTLPVVTSEAIEGMHWGLVPQWAKGINTGYSMINS, from the coding sequence ATGTGTGGACGATTTGATTTAATCAAAAAACAGCAAGACCTAGAGCGGTATTATCATAAGACGAGTAACCTGCAAAGCTATAAGCCGAATTACAACGCTTCTCCCGCCCAAACGTTGCCTGTGGTGACGTCAGAGGCGATTGAGGGAATGCACTGGGGATTAGTGCCCCAATGGGCCAAAGGAATAAATACTGGATATTCAATGATTAATTC
- a CDS encoding Ltp family lipoprotein, producing the protein MNEHETKPSEHHHQAPVTEHQVDEKSQGKQWYQKWWGIVLAILFFPVFGIWYIWAKSNWKTPLKILVTAVCGIIIISWLVQIQPTTKTNTSNQNQPTPATTNSTTSESAPTTASADSKPSVPAEYTSALYQATSYANDQHMSKQSVYDQLVSQYGEKFSVAAAQYAIDNVKADWNANALFTAKSYQTNQHMSPAAIHDQLTSQYGEKFTQAEADFAIQHLND; encoded by the coding sequence ATGAATGAACATGAAACTAAGCCTTCAGAACATCACCACCAGGCACCTGTCACTGAGCATCAAGTAGATGAGAAGTCGCAGGGCAAACAATGGTATCAGAAGTGGTGGGGTATTGTACTCGCCATTTTGTTTTTTCCGGTCTTCGGTATCTGGTATATCTGGGCTAAATCAAACTGGAAAACTCCTCTAAAAATACTGGTTACCGCTGTTTGTGGGATCATTATCATTTCATGGTTAGTTCAAATACAACCAACTACAAAAACAAATACGAGCAATCAAAACCAACCCACCCCAGCGACAACAAATAGCACCACAAGTGAATCTGCGCCGACTACGGCAAGCGCTGACAGTAAACCTAGTGTACCCGCCGAATACACATCGGCTCTCTACCAGGCCACTTCATACGCCAACGATCAGCATATGTCCAAACAAAGTGTCTATGACCAGCTAGTATCTCAGTACGGTGAAAAGTTTTCGGTAGCTGCTGCCCAGTATGCGATTGATAATGTCAAAGCTGATTGGAACGCAAATGCTCTATTTACTGCAAAAAGCTATCAAACTAATCAGCACATGTCGCCCGCAGCTATTCATGACCAACTAACTTCTCAGTATGGAGAAAAGTTTACTCAAGCAGAGGCAGATTTTGCCATCCAGCATCTGAATGACTGA
- a CDS encoding helix-turn-helix transcriptional regulator produces the protein MNMKAEYLIDNWEWVLRDFGSNLRGRRELVGLTQSELADMAGFDRTYISRLESGKANISLKNLYRLGQPLSINGAYLLPLV, from the coding sequence ATGAATATGAAAGCTGAGTATCTTATTGATAACTGGGAATGGGTGTTACGAGATTTTGGGTCGAATCTTAGAGGGCGTCGAGAACTTGTTGGATTAACGCAGAGTGAGCTCGCTGACATGGCTGGTTTTGATCGAACCTATATTTCTAGGCTTGAATCTGGTAAAGCGAATATTTCTCTTAAAAACCTTTACCGATTAGGGCAACCTCTCTCAATCAATGGAGCTTATTTATTACCGCTCGTATAA
- a CDS encoding helix-turn-helix domain-containing protein, which yields MMENQGRKYNVRFSRLAELVVRKASISRSAKLIFIDLLLYAGTDGSAFPSHQTLANNAGLSKRRVNDLLQELKRANLVSWSMGSPGRSNRYKITPEIYFPNAGTPVQSNRGSQLQPNVVNEWSKRKRFKPCGIGSCVNGYLTNSDPVVPCQCLKTWGLQNV from the coding sequence ATGATGGAAAATCAGGGTCGAAAGTATAATGTTCGATTTTCAAGATTGGCAGAGCTTGTGGTCAGAAAAGCTTCGATTTCAAGAAGCGCAAAGCTTATCTTCATTGATTTACTTCTTTATGCAGGCACTGATGGATCAGCATTTCCAAGCCACCAAACACTTGCAAATAACGCAGGGCTTTCTAAACGTAGGGTTAACGATTTGCTCCAGGAATTAAAACGAGCAAATCTTGTAAGCTGGTCAATGGGTAGCCCCGGGCGAAGCAATAGATACAAGATAACCCCTGAAATATACTTCCCTAATGCAGGAACTCCAGTGCAATCAAACCGAGGCAGTCAGTTGCAGCCAAATGTAGTAAATGAATGGAGTAAAAGAAAGCGATTTAAGCCCTGCGGTATAGGCAGTTGTGTTAATGGATACTTAACTAATTCCGATCCAGTGGTACCATGCCAGTGCCTTAAGACATGGGGTCTTCAAAATGTCTGA
- a CDS encoding DoxX family protein: protein MIIPLSGYPDLVLLIIRLILGSVMIYYGWPKIRDPKSNIKDFEKKGYKPGWFFNGLSAAIEFAGGIGIITGVLYWLPALGFGGEMFLGIIWKTTKGNKPFTDWSYDLILLGLCLTLLTFGPGAYRLF from the coding sequence ATGATAATTCCTCTTAGCGGTTATCCCGATCTAGTTCTTCTCATCATTCGCTTAATACTAGGCAGCGTCATGATTTATTACGGCTGGCCCAAAATTCGTGACCCCAAAAGCAACATCAAGGACTTCGAAAAAAAGGGCTATAAACCAGGTTGGTTCTTTAATGGCTTAAGTGCGGCCATTGAATTCGCCGGCGGTATTGGCATTATCACTGGAGTCCTGTACTGGCTACCAGCTCTGGGTTTTGGTGGCGAAATGTTTCTGGGTATTATTTGGAAAACCACCAAGGGTAATAAGCCCTTCACCGATTGGAGCTACGATCTAATCCTGCTCGGTCTGTGTCTAACTCTACTAACCTTTGGCCCGGGAGCATACCGGCTGTTTTAA
- the lexA gene encoding transcriptional repressor LexA — protein MPLTKRQKEILDYVTQYIELHGYAPSYREIAEAFKLGSVATVAEHVDTLISKGLLRKNENEARSLQLVSPSTEEFDDSRSVGLPIMGLIAAGQPIETISGHAETLEVPPFMVGRRHSYVLQVRGESMKDAGIMDGDYVVIQEKPEPSRGDMIVALVNGEATLKRYYKEADHIRLQPENQAMDPIIVKPGTPFEIQGICIGVIRKY, from the coding sequence ATGCCATTAACCAAGCGGCAAAAAGAGATTCTCGATTACGTCACGCAGTATATCGAATTGCATGGTTACGCACCGAGTTACCGCGAGATTGCCGAGGCTTTCAAATTGGGTTCAGTCGCAACGGTGGCGGAGCACGTTGATACGCTGATTTCCAAAGGACTTTTGCGTAAAAACGAGAACGAGGCTAGATCATTGCAACTAGTTAGCCCCAGCACCGAAGAGTTCGATGACTCGCGCAGCGTTGGCTTGCCCATTATGGGTCTAATCGCCGCCGGTCAGCCGATTGAGACTATCAGCGGCCACGCCGAAACCCTGGAGGTTCCGCCATTTATGGTCGGCCGCCGCCATTCCTACGTCTTGCAGGTCCGGGGTGAAAGCATGAAGGATGCCGGCATTATGGACGGTGACTATGTAGTGATTCAGGAAAAGCCGGAGCCATCTCGGGGCGATATGATCGTGGCTTTAGTCAACGGCGAGGCTACACTCAAACGCTACTACAAAGAAGCCGACCACATTCGCCTGCAGCCGGAGAATCAAGCCATGGATCCAATCATCGTCAAACCAGGCACACCGTTTGAAATTCAAGGGATATGCATCGGAGTGATTAGAAAGTATTAG
- a CDS encoding VanW family protein — protein sequence MARAKKSKDDSKTSEQPIAPIADAETLDADSGSDSDDAFADLGPKRTHHWLIAVSVGGIIAIASLVGFKVAYASKIYPGVSVNGTSVGGLTKAQAKTALDRASQTYQDEQVPISYGNTTLSVDISQIGISYDSDAAVAEAYAHGREGSLGDHLRQVARAITDRPTKLVHYSYDDAKLAPYVAEIVEKTDTPVVNATLNFSDTGRATVNPGQAGQRLDIGLLVRSLEQRIAASSAEAITAPIYQQSPNIETGDLESAKSQADVYLQGPITLAILNKTTLVQLSDIIKWISVDRPTPSLLAPNLTIDQVANYAPPVPVTLSVSDAAIAAYVAGLAKTTDKTGQNAALTIQDGHATVFQPSIVGYHMDQVGTASAIKAALVKLPSDRNIVVAVKTMDPAVTEANLNDLGINELIGEGVTYFPGSPAARMQNIRVGAAKFNGVLVKPDEVFSFESNLGDVGPATGYAPALVILGDHEEFQYGGGMCQVSSTAYRAALFSGLPIVERHNHSFAVGYYTAPYGVPGVDATVFNASIDLKFKNDTGHYILIQTVLSGTTLKFDFYGTKVKTGRIRGPYFIDPAGGAGWNPTVPSTTVFYRDILDLAGNVIKTDTIQTHYKSSLDFPVVKELN from the coding sequence ATGGCCAGAGCAAAAAAATCCAAGGACGATTCAAAGACCTCTGAGCAGCCGATCGCCCCAATTGCAGACGCCGAAACCCTCGACGCTGATTCCGGCAGCGATAGCGATGACGCTTTTGCGGATTTGGGACCGAAGCGGACTCACCACTGGCTGATTGCAGTTAGCGTCGGCGGCATCATAGCCATCGCCAGTTTGGTTGGCTTCAAAGTGGCCTACGCCAGCAAAATCTACCCTGGCGTTAGCGTTAATGGCACGTCCGTGGGTGGCCTGACGAAGGCTCAAGCCAAAACCGCGCTTGATCGGGCTAGCCAAACTTACCAAGATGAGCAGGTGCCGATTAGCTATGGCAATACGACCCTTTCGGTCGACATTTCCCAAATCGGGATTAGCTACGATAGCGATGCGGCTGTGGCTGAAGCTTACGCTCATGGCCGAGAGGGCAGCTTGGGCGACCATCTGCGTCAGGTTGCCAGGGCCATTACTGACCGGCCCACCAAATTGGTGCATTACAGTTATGACGATGCTAAACTAGCGCCCTATGTTGCCGAAATCGTCGAGAAAACCGATACTCCAGTCGTAAATGCCACTCTGAACTTTTCCGATACTGGGCGGGCTACTGTTAACCCGGGCCAAGCTGGCCAACGCCTGGATATTGGTTTGCTCGTTAGATCATTAGAACAACGTATCGCCGCCAGCAGCGCAGAGGCCATTACAGCACCGATCTACCAACAAAGCCCAAATATTGAGACAGGCGACTTGGAATCGGCCAAATCGCAGGCCGACGTTTATTTGCAGGGCCCTATCACGCTCGCGATTTTGAACAAAACTACCTTGGTTCAGCTATCCGATATCATCAAATGGATTAGTGTTGATCGACCGACTCCATCGTTGTTAGCCCCAAATTTGACGATCGATCAGGTGGCTAACTACGCCCCGCCGGTACCAGTGACGCTAAGTGTTAGCGATGCAGCCATCGCTGCCTATGTCGCTGGGCTAGCTAAAACCACCGACAAAACCGGTCAAAACGCCGCTCTAACCATCCAAGATGGCCACGCCACTGTCTTTCAACCCAGCATCGTCGGCTACCATATGGACCAGGTCGGGACGGCCAGCGCCATCAAAGCCGCGCTCGTCAAATTACCGAGCGATCGAAACATTGTGGTGGCTGTTAAAACCATGGATCCGGCCGTGACCGAAGCCAACTTGAATGACCTGGGTATCAACGAACTGATCGGCGAGGGCGTAACTTATTTCCCCGGCTCACCAGCGGCTCGGATGCAAAATATCCGGGTCGGGGCCGCTAAATTTAATGGTGTCCTGGTCAAACCCGATGAGGTCTTTTCGTTCGAATCAAACTTGGGCGATGTTGGCCCAGCTACTGGTTACGCCCCGGCTTTGGTCATTCTGGGCGACCATGAAGAGTTTCAATATGGAGGCGGCATGTGCCAGGTTTCATCAACGGCTTATCGCGCGGCTTTGTTTTCGGGGCTACCGATTGTCGAGCGCCACAACCACTCCTTTGCCGTCGGTTATTATACGGCGCCTTATGGCGTGCCGGGCGTTGATGCTACCGTCTTTAACGCTTCCATCGATTTGAAATTCAAAAACGATACCGGGCATTACATCCTGATTCAAACTGTCCTATCGGGCACTACCCTAAAGTTTGATTTTTACGGCACCAAAGTCAAAACTGGCCGCATCCGCGGACCCTACTTTATCGATCCGGCGGGGGGGGCGGGCTGGAACCCGACCGTGCCCTCGACCACGGTTTTTTACCGCGATATTTTAGACTTAGCTGGCAATGTTATCAAAACCGATACCATCCAGACTCACTACAAATCCAGCCTCGACTTCCCGGTGGTCAAAGAACTGAATTAG
- a CDS encoding glycosyltransferase family 2 protein, with the protein MSLRVAFVIPAYNEDKVIGDVVKGLAEALAEQTYESSIVVVDDGSKDATAKVAEQAGAIVIRHILNTGSGGATATGLSYAQQQGFDIATTLDADGQHIPKDVLRGVELIQQNQADLLIGSRLIDASGMSNVKVLGNRGLSALTLVLFGVKVTDSQSGLRVFSNRALNELRWRTSGFEFCSEMLWRAKQSGLVIEEYPIKAIYTEYSLSKGQSNWNSLHIVKSLVQRRILELLGE; encoded by the coding sequence GTGAGTTTGCGTGTTGCATTCGTAATACCGGCCTACAACGAGGATAAAGTGATTGGCGATGTGGTAAAGGGTTTAGCTGAAGCCTTGGCTGAGCAAACCTATGAGTCTAGCATTGTGGTGGTAGACGACGGGTCTAAAGACGCTACTGCCAAAGTGGCCGAACAGGCTGGCGCTATTGTAATTAGGCATATTCTGAACACCGGATCTGGGGGAGCTACCGCTACCGGCTTAAGTTACGCCCAGCAACAAGGTTTCGATATCGCCACCACTTTGGACGCCGATGGCCAGCATATCCCAAAAGACGTCTTGCGCGGGGTTGAATTGATCCAACAAAACCAGGCCGATCTACTGATTGGTAGCCGACTAATTGATGCCTCTGGCATGTCTAATGTGAAGGTTTTGGGTAATAGAGGCCTAAGCGCTCTCACCTTAGTATTGTTCGGTGTCAAGGTGACCGATTCGCAGTCCGGTCTGCGGGTATTTTCTAATCGTGCCCTTAATGAGCTGCGTTGGCGCACCAGCGGTTTTGAATTTTGCTCAGAGATGCTCTGGAGAGCCAAGCAGTCGGGTCTTGTGATCGAAGAGTACCCGATTAAGGCTATTTATACTGAATACTCGCTCTCAAAAGGTCAAAGTAATTGGAATTCATTACACATTGTGAAGTCGCTTGTGCAGCGTCGGATTTTGGAGTTACTCGGTGAGTAG
- a CDS encoding SDR family NAD(P)-dependent oxidoreductase, which yields MKESSMFKNKTLLITGGTGSFGNATVRRFLKTDIKEIRIFSRDEKKQDDMRKELKNDKLKFYIGDVRNLESIRDAVRGVDYIFHAAALKQVPSCEFFPMEAVRTNVIGTDNMLTAAIEEGVKKVICLSTDKAAYPINAMGTSKAMMEKVIIAKSRNIDSAKTIICCTRYGNVMGSRGSVIPLFVDQIKSGQKITITDPDMTRFLMDLDEAVDLVLFAFQNAKQGDLFVQKSPASTIEYLAQALIELFGTNVEVSIIGTRHGEKAHETLLTREEKAKSIDLGLYFKVPADTRDLNYEKYFVKGEPMSITIEEYTSFNTTRLTVKEVKKKLRATDYIKNEIEGRKGVTL from the coding sequence GTGAAAGAAAGCTCAATGTTTAAAAACAAGACCCTGCTAATTACCGGGGGAACCGGATCGTTCGGGAATGCCACTGTCAGGCGATTCTTGAAAACCGACATCAAAGAGATCCGCATCTTCTCACGAGACGAGAAGAAGCAAGATGATATGCGTAAAGAACTCAAGAATGACAAGCTCAAGTTCTACATTGGCGATGTTCGAAATCTTGAGAGCATTCGAGATGCCGTTAGGGGCGTTGATTATATATTTCACGCAGCAGCTTTAAAGCAGGTGCCTTCTTGTGAGTTTTTTCCCATGGAGGCGGTTCGTACCAACGTCATTGGCACCGATAACATGTTAACCGCGGCCATCGAGGAAGGTGTTAAGAAAGTGATCTGCCTTTCAACCGACAAGGCCGCTTATCCCATTAATGCCATGGGAACATCGAAAGCTATGATGGAGAAAGTGATTATTGCCAAATCTCGCAACATTGACTCTGCCAAAACCATTATCTGCTGCACTCGCTATGGTAATGTCATGGGATCGAGAGGCTCCGTGATCCCCTTGTTTGTTGATCAGATAAAGAGTGGGCAAAAGATCACAATTACCGACCCCGACATGACCCGCTTCCTCATGGATCTGGACGAGGCGGTTGATCTGGTGTTGTTTGCCTTCCAGAATGCCAAACAGGGTGATTTGTTTGTCCAAAAATCTCCTGCCAGTACAATCGAATACCTTGCGCAAGCTCTGATTGAACTTTTCGGCACCAACGTCGAGGTATCAATTATCGGTACTCGACACGGCGAAAAGGCCCACGAGACATTGTTAACTCGCGAAGAAAAAGCCAAGAGCATTGACCTGGGGCTGTATTTTAAAGTGCCGGCCGACACCAGGGACCTCAATTATGAGAAATATTTTGTGAAAGGTGAGCCAATGTCCATCACTATTGAAGAATACACCTCGTTTAACACTACCAGGCTGACAGTAAAAGAGGTCAAGAAAAAGCTCCGCGCAACAGACTATATCAAGAACGAGATCGAGGGCCGCAAAGGAGTCACGCTATAA
- a CDS encoding sugar nucleotide-binding protein: MVLGASGMAGHVVAIYLRENGYAVDTLSSKHPLDKNTHLIDVTDSANFREFLDSHLYDVVVNCIGLLVKESEQRKDLAAYLNAYLPHFLENYYKESKTRVIHLSTDCVFSSNNSPHKENSAYDAEGFYDRSKALGEIINAKDLTFRMSIIGPDMRADGSGLFNWFYQQKGEVTGYDKVFWSGITTTELARGIREAIEQNIGGVYHLVPKKNISKYNLLQLFQEIFDLKFVNVKPKSDIAQDRTLINTRRDFDFAVPDYRKMVTEMKDWITHHPQLYKHYESR, encoded by the coding sequence TTGGTACTTGGTGCCAGCGGTATGGCTGGGCATGTGGTGGCAATATACTTGCGCGAAAACGGCTATGCTGTTGACACCCTCTCCAGCAAACATCCTCTAGATAAGAACACACACTTAATTGATGTCACCGATTCCGCAAACTTCAGGGAGTTTTTGGATAGCCATTTATACGATGTGGTGGTCAATTGCATTGGGCTTTTGGTTAAGGAAAGTGAGCAACGCAAGGACTTGGCAGCTTACCTTAATGCATACCTGCCCCACTTCCTAGAAAACTACTACAAAGAATCAAAGACAAGGGTAATACACCTCAGCACCGATTGTGTATTTTCCAGCAATAACTCCCCTCACAAGGAAAACTCTGCGTATGATGCTGAGGGTTTTTACGATCGCTCGAAGGCGCTCGGTGAGATAATTAATGCGAAGGATTTAACCTTTCGCATGTCTATAATCGGCCCTGATATGAGAGCCGATGGTTCTGGGCTCTTCAACTGGTTTTATCAGCAAAAAGGTGAAGTCACAGGCTACGATAAAGTCTTTTGGAGTGGCATAACAACTACTGAGCTAGCCAGAGGTATTAGGGAAGCAATTGAACAAAATATAGGTGGTGTTTACCATCTCGTCCCCAAAAAGAACATCTCAAAGTATAATCTTCTACAACTCTTCCAGGAGATCTTTGATCTTAAGTTCGTAAATGTTAAGCCCAAGAGTGATATCGCACAAGACAGAACATTGATAAATACCAGACGCGACTTCGACTTCGCTGTACCTGATTATCGGAAAATGGTGACAGAAATGAAGGATTGGATAACTCATCATCCTCAACTGTACAAACATTATGAAAGCCGGTGA
- a CDS encoding glycosyltransferase family 4 protein, with protein sequence MKAGESKRKRVLVVCQHFWPESFRINDICDYLVEKDCDVEVLCGIPNYPSGQFFDSYSIFKNRRQVHNRVKIRRAFEIPRGSNTNFRIFLNYISFPLASLFHVPRLLTKKYDKIFVFTYSPIMMSIAGIIVGKIKKIEITMYVLDLWPENLFSVLKIENRFLRYLATKVSHWHYRQADKLLVLSDAMGARVAEITKLSKEKIALIPQACEKIYETEIHDRALAARYSNGFNILFAGNISPAQSFETVIAAAKQLKSAGISDINWIIVGDGMSRKWLEKKVAEAGLESSFFFEGYKPITDIPRYTGIADVLLGCLVKSQLLEATIPAKVTSYLAAGKPMVLAMDGEAQNLVNNLAKCGYAGPTEDPEALAANIKKIYALSPAEREKMGERGRNYHFQHLERNLVLGKLYEFIFS encoded by the coding sequence ATGAAAGCCGGTGAATCAAAGCGAAAGAGAGTATTAGTAGTTTGCCAACACTTCTGGCCAGAATCCTTTCGGATCAACGATATTTGTGACTATTTGGTCGAAAAAGACTGTGATGTGGAAGTACTCTGTGGTATTCCTAACTATCCGTCAGGCCAATTTTTTGATAGTTATTCAATCTTTAAAAATCGCCGCCAGGTGCATAACAGAGTAAAGATCAGGCGGGCTTTCGAAATCCCCCGAGGAAGTAATACAAATTTTCGGATTTTTCTAAATTATATCTCATTCCCGTTGGCCAGTCTTTTTCATGTACCTAGATTATTAACTAAGAAGTATGACAAAATTTTTGTTTTTACCTACTCACCAATAATGATGTCCATTGCAGGAATAATCGTTGGCAAGATTAAAAAAATCGAGATTACTATGTATGTGCTCGATTTGTGGCCCGAGAATCTCTTTTCAGTTTTGAAGATTGAGAATCGATTTCTGCGGTATCTGGCCACTAAAGTTTCACACTGGCACTACCGCCAAGCCGACAAATTGCTGGTACTATCTGATGCAATGGGTGCTCGGGTGGCCGAGATTACCAAACTTTCCAAAGAAAAAATCGCTTTAATCCCCCAGGCCTGTGAGAAGATTTATGAAACGGAGATTCACGACCGAGCCTTAGCTGCCAGATATAGTAATGGCTTCAATATTTTGTTCGCGGGCAACATTAGTCCGGCTCAGTCGTTCGAAACCGTAATAGCGGCTGCCAAACAATTAAAATCCGCGGGGATCTCAGATATCAACTGGATAATTGTCGGCGACGGTATGTCGCGAAAATGGTTAGAGAAGAAGGTTGCTGAGGCCGGACTGGAAAGTAGTTTCTTTTTTGAGGGGTATAAACCGATTACCGATATCCCACGTTATACCGGCATCGCAGATGTGTTGCTTGGTTGTTTAGTAAAGAGCCAGTTGCTAGAAGCCACCATCCCGGCCAAAGTCACATCATACTTGGCCGCCGGTAAGCCGATGGTACTGGCCATGGACGGTGAGGCTCAAAATCTAGTAAATAATCTGGCCAAATGCGGATATGCAGGCCCGACCGAAGATCCTGAGGCTCTGGCTGCTAATATAAAGAAAATCTACGCCCTCTCTCCAGCCGAGCGCGAAAAAATGGGTGAGCGGGGGCGTAATTACCACTTCCAACACCTGGAAAGAAATTTAGTCCTCGGAAAATTATACGAGTTTATATTTAGCTAA
- the wecB gene encoding UDP-N-acetylglucosamine 2-epimerase (non-hydrolyzing) produces the protein MKVMSIFGTRPEMIKMWSTLKKLDDLNFDHIMVHTGQNFTPELKNFFFNDLELRQPDYQLEIDTSSPAKETADVIVKSDELFGKEQPDALLILGDTYSGLSVIPAAQRGIKIFHMEAGLRAWDRRMPEQRNRMLIDHMSNILLPFNNYHRENLIRENIHPAKIFLTGNPTFEAMRKFRPRIDESSIMKKLGLSKNGYILVTAHRSENVDNPEYLAAMFKAFEDIAKRFDKLVLYPMHPRTKSKMSSIGVPKGIKIIDPLGFYDFNRLFIDAFCVLSDSGTASEEGLYYRVPVVSLRMTTERPETVEGGGHIVAGMDPNNIADSVETIVREPYAARYDLNEGFEASNVVVNCIRSQITNWF, from the coding sequence ATGAAAGTAATGTCGATATTTGGTACCCGGCCTGAGATGATAAAGATGTGGTCGACCCTAAAGAAATTAGACGATCTGAACTTTGACCACATTATGGTCCATACCGGACAGAACTTTACCCCAGAACTCAAGAACTTCTTCTTCAATGACCTAGAACTTAGACAACCAGACTATCAACTAGAAATCGATACCTCTAGCCCCGCCAAGGAGACGGCTGATGTGATCGTAAAATCCGATGAACTATTTGGAAAAGAGCAGCCTGATGCTCTATTGATTCTCGGGGATACATATAGCGGGCTATCAGTCATACCAGCGGCACAACGCGGTATTAAGATTTTCCACATGGAGGCTGGGCTAAGGGCGTGGGATAGACGGATGCCCGAGCAACGCAACCGGATGCTTATTGATCATATGAGCAATATTCTATTGCCATTTAATAATTATCATCGCGAGAACTTAATTAGGGAGAATATCCACCCAGCCAAGATTTTTCTAACCGGCAACCCCACCTTTGAAGCTATGCGGAAATTTCGGCCCAGGATAGATGAAAGCTCAATTATGAAAAAGCTGGGGCTCTCTAAAAATGGTTATATTTTGGTTACTGCGCATCGTAGTGAGAATGTTGATAATCCGGAATATCTTGCCGCCATGTTTAAAGCTTTTGAGGATATAGCCAAACGATTCGATAAACTGGTGCTGTATCCCATGCATCCGCGAACCAAGAGCAAAATGAGCTCAATCGGGGTCCCTAAAGGTATTAAAATCATTGATCCACTCGGATTCTACGACTTCAACCGCCTCTTTATTGATGCATTTTGTGTGCTCTCGGATTCAGGCACTGCATCCGAGGAGGGGTTGTATTACCGAGTTCCCGTAGTATCGCTGCGTATGACCACGGAGCGTCCCGAAACTGTTGAGGGCGGTGGACACATTGTTGCCGGCATGGACCCGAATAACATTGCCGACTCAGTCGAGACGATAGTAAGGGAGCCTTACGCAGCCAGGTATGATCTTAATGAAGGCTTCGAAGCATCAAATGTAGTTGTAAACTGTATTCGCAGCCAGATCACCAATTGGTTTTAA